One Stenotrophomonas maltophilia R551-3 genomic window, AATTTTCCACGGTCCACTGGTAGGCGATGCGGGTGCGGTAGGTGTTGGCGTAGGCATAGCCGGCCACCTGGCCGTCGATCTCGGCGACCAGGTAGGGGAAGCCACGGTCGATGATGTCGCGCATGCGGCGCAGCATCTCCGACGTGTCGGGGATGTCGTACTCGTAGGTGTTGACGAAGTCGGTCACTTCCACCGCATAGATCGCGGTGATCGCGTCGATGTCGGCCGGGCCGGCATCACGGATGAGGACGGCCATGCGCGGGCTCCGGCTCAGTCGATGTAGCGCTTGAGCAGGTCGCCGTATGCATCGATGCGGCGATCACGCAGGAACGGCCAGATGCGGCGCACATGCTCGCTGCGCTGCAGGTCGACGTCGCACAGCAGCACGGTGGCGTCGGTGCCGGCCTCGGCCAGGAATTCGCCCTGCGGGCCGAGCACGTGGCTGTTGCCCCAGAACTGGATGCCCGAAGCACCCAGCGGCGAGGCTTCGTGACCGACGCGGTTGCAGCTCAGCACCGGCAGGCCGTTGGCCACGGCGTGGCCGCGGTGGCTCAGCACCCAGGCGTCGCGCTGGCGGGTCTTCTCGTCCTGCACATCGTCCGGGTCCCAGCCGATCGCGGTCGGGTACAGCAGCAGTTCGGCGCCGGCCAGCGCCATCAGGCGTGCCGCTTCCGGATACCACTGGTCCCAGCACACCAGTACGCCGAGGCGGCCCACCGAGGTATCGATCGGCTTGAAGCCGATGTCGCCCGGGGTGAAGTAGAACTTTTCGTAGAAGCCCGGGTCGTCCGGAATGTGCATCTTGCGGTACTTGCCGAGCAGCGTGCCGTCTTTCTCGAACACCACGGCGGTGTTGTGGTACAGGCCGGCGGCGCGGCGCTCGAACAGCGAGCCGACCAGCACCACGCCATGCTTCTTCGCCAGCGCGCCCAGGCGCTCGGTGCTCGGGCCCGGGATCGGCTCGGCCAGGTCGAACTCATCGACCGACTCGTGCTGGCAGAAATAAGGACCGTTGTGCAGTTCCTGCAGCAGCACCAGCTTGGCACCCTGGGCAGCCGCCTCGGCCACGCGTGCTTCGATCACCGCCAGGTTGGCGGCGGCATCACCGTGGTTGCGCTCCTGGATCAGGGCGACGGTAAGGGGGCTGCGCGAGTTCATGCGGGGCGTTCCTGCGGGGGAAAACCTGCATGTTAGCGCGGATGGGATGCTGCGGCGTGTCGGCCGCTGAATGGGTGCATGCAACCGGTAGCGCCGGGCCATGCCCGGCGGATTTTCCAGATGCCGCTGCGCTCGCCGGGCATGGCCCGGCGCTACCGCGCGATTTATGCCTTCAACAGGCCTTCCGGCAGCTGCATGGTGATGCAGTGCAGGCTGCCGTTCTGCCAGATCAGCGAGCGGCACGGCACCTGCACGATCTCGCGGCCCGGGTGCGCCTGCGCCAGTACATCGCGGGCCAGGTCGTCAGCCGGATCGCCGTAGGCCGGCATCAGCACCGCGCCGTTGACGATCAGGTAGTTGGCGTACGACGCAGCCAGGCGGCGGCCTTCGTCGATCACCGGCTGTGCCCACGGCAGCGGGAACAAGCGGTACGGCTGCCCATCCTTGGTACGCAGTGCGGCCAGCTCGTTGCCCATCGCCTGCAGCTCGGCGTAATGCGAGTCGCTTTCGTCGTCGCAGGCCTGGTAGACGATGCTGTCGGCCGAGGCGAAGCGGGCGAGGGTGTCGATGTGGGCGTCGGTGTCGTCGCCTTCCAGGTAACCGTGGTCCAGCCACAGCACGCGGTCCTGCTGCAGCCAGCCGGCCAGGTCGGCGGTCAGGCTTGCCCGGTCGCGGTCCGGGTGGCGCTCGTGCAGGCACTTCCAGGTGGTCAGCAGGGTGCCTTCACCGTCGGTCTCGATGCCGCCGCCTTCCAGCGCGAACGGGATGCTGCGCACCGG contains:
- a CDS encoding carbon-nitrogen hydrolase, which translates into the protein MNSRSPLTVALIQERNHGDAAANLAVIEARVAEAAAQGAKLVLLQELHNGPYFCQHESVDEFDLAEPIPGPSTERLGALAKKHGVVLVGSLFERRAAGLYHNTAVVFEKDGTLLGKYRKMHIPDDPGFYEKFYFTPGDIGFKPIDTSVGRLGVLVCWDQWYPEAARLMALAGAELLLYPTAIGWDPDDVQDEKTRQRDAWVLSHRGHAVANGLPVLSCNRVGHEASPLGASGIQFWGNSHVLGPQGEFLAEAGTDATVLLCDVDLQRSEHVRRIWPFLRDRRIDAYGDLLKRYID
- a CDS encoding agmatine deiminase family protein; translation: MNQTLRFPAEWEAQSGILIAWPTADTDWADRLGQVEETYIALVAAITRFQPVLICVADDDVETYAEMRLRSNRIDMDKVHFTTAAYDDTWLRDSGPITLRRADGGFQLLDFRFTGWGGKFDATLDDQLVGVLDQAGVFNDAPVRSIPFALEGGGIETDGEGTLLTTWKCLHERHPDRDRASLTADLAGWLQQDRVLWLDHGYLEGDDTDAHIDTLARFASADSIVYQACDDESDSHYAELQAMGNELAALRTKDGQPYRLFPLPWAQPVIDEGRRLAASYANYLIVNGAVLMPAYGDPADDLARDVLAQAHPGREIVQVPCRSLIWQNGSLHCITMQLPEGLLKA